The Microbacterium limosum genome contains a region encoding:
- the aceA gene encoding isocitrate lyase has translation MSIQATPGNPPLRAGDQTQTAAELQQEWDTDPRWDGVSRTYSADDVIRIRGTVREDATLARRGAENLWNLLHTEDYIRALGAYTGGQAVQQVRAGLKAIYLSGWQVAADGNLAGQTYPDQSLYPANSVPAVVRRINNALLRQDQLEHAEGSVTQDWMAPIVADAEAGFGGPLNAFELAQSLIVSGAAGIHWEDQLASEKKCGHLGGKVLVPTQQHIRTLNAARLAADVAGVPTVIIARTDALAADLLTSDVDPRDREFTTGERTSEGFYRVRPGLDAVISRGLAFAPYADLIWVETGEPDIELARAFAAAIHAEYPGKLLAYNCSPSFNWKRHLDDAQIATFQQELADLGYKFQFITLAGFHALNYSMFDLAQGYAERAMSAYVELQEAEFAAEARGYTATKHQREAGTGYFDVVSTALNPDSATLALVGSTEAQQFH, from the coding sequence GCCGCCGAGCTGCAGCAGGAGTGGGACACCGACCCGCGGTGGGACGGGGTCTCGCGCACCTACTCGGCCGACGACGTCATCCGCATCCGCGGCACCGTCCGCGAGGATGCGACCCTGGCCCGCCGGGGAGCCGAGAACCTCTGGAACCTGCTCCACACGGAGGACTACATCCGCGCACTCGGGGCATACACGGGCGGGCAGGCCGTGCAGCAGGTCAGGGCCGGGCTGAAGGCCATCTACCTGAGCGGATGGCAGGTCGCCGCCGACGGCAACCTGGCCGGCCAGACCTACCCCGACCAGTCGCTGTACCCCGCCAACTCGGTGCCCGCGGTCGTGCGCCGCATCAACAACGCCCTGCTGCGGCAGGACCAGCTCGAGCACGCCGAGGGTTCGGTCACGCAGGACTGGATGGCGCCCATCGTCGCGGATGCCGAGGCCGGCTTCGGCGGACCGCTCAACGCCTTCGAGCTGGCGCAGTCGCTCATCGTTTCCGGAGCCGCCGGCATCCACTGGGAGGACCAGCTCGCGAGCGAGAAGAAGTGCGGTCACCTGGGCGGCAAGGTGCTCGTGCCGACGCAGCAGCACATCCGCACCCTCAACGCCGCGCGCCTGGCCGCCGACGTCGCGGGAGTGCCCACCGTCATCATCGCCCGCACCGATGCGCTCGCGGCCGACCTCCTCACGAGCGACGTCGACCCGCGCGACCGGGAGTTCACCACCGGCGAGCGCACGAGCGAGGGCTTCTACCGCGTGCGCCCCGGGCTGGATGCCGTGATCAGCCGCGGTCTGGCGTTCGCGCCCTATGCCGACCTGATCTGGGTCGAGACGGGAGAGCCCGACATCGAACTCGCCCGCGCCTTCGCCGCGGCGATCCACGCGGAGTACCCCGGGAAGCTGCTGGCCTACAACTGCTCGCCGAGCTTCAACTGGAAGCGGCACCTCGACGACGCGCAGATCGCGACGTTCCAGCAGGAGCTGGCCGACCTCGGCTACAAGTTCCAGTTCATCACCCTCGCCGGCTTCCACGCGTTGAACTACTCCATGTTCGACCTGGCCCAGGGCTACGCCGAGCGCGCCATGAGCGCCTACGTCGAGCTGCAGGAGGCCGAGTTCGCCGCCGAGGCGCGCGGATACACCGCGACCAAGCATCAGCGGGAAGCCGGGACCGGCTACTTCGACGTCGTCTCCACCGCGCTCAACCCCGACAGCGCGACCCTCGCCCTCGTGGGATCCACCGAGGCCCAGCAGTTCCACTGA